The following are encoded in a window of Nibricoccus aquaticus genomic DNA:
- a CDS encoding glycoside hydrolase family 3 C-terminal domain-containing protein encodes MKLTRLVLSAALAASALLAAHAQPPAAPSAPASSSATAAFPEKFRNPDLPLAERVDDLISHLTLEEKVSQIGMENTAIPRLGIPSYHWWNEGLHGVARNGIATVFPQAIGLAATWNPTLHQEIADVISTEARAKYHETLRTGNGDTKIYEGITIWSPNINIFRDPRWGRGQETYGEDPLLSGVLGVAFTRGLQGSDPRYLKTVATLKHYAVHSGPETPRHHFNAVISPRDLREIELPPFEMGIREAAATSVMSAYNAVNGIPAPGHRELLTDILRTEWGFDGAVVGDVGTVNDMFNERGHKFVKTGAEAIAAAIKAGNELCSDSTFKHIPEAINRGLLTEADVDNALRRLYTLRFRLGMFDPAERVPYARIPLSANDTPAHDRLALEAARQSLVLLKNDGSLPWDAKKLKHVAILGPTGDDYLALLGNYAGTPSKPVTLAKALRTRFESVGIKVTYDPAVPLVTGFREGGRPFADNVLFSDDQRATTGLTRELFAKNDFTSSPADKRTDAQIDFYWNPAQPVPGLPVENVNLRWSGVLVPTKSGEHDLGISYIGAAQLFIDDKPVAGDPVHSKSVHNAAVERVANTKLTLEAGRAYKVRLEYTQRPGTQIGRIQFGWRPPGGLDEALAQARAADHIILTLGITPALEGEEMKVNVEGFTGGDRTSILLPKSQRDLIDAVAALGKPFIVVLCNGSPLSFDTAKPNAILEAWYYGQRGGDAVADAILGDYNPAGRLPLTFYRDDSDLPPFEDYSFANRTYLHFKGKPLYAFGHGLSYTTFSYEKIALSKSIAKATETITARVTVKNTGQRDGDEVIQLYATAQNPPVSMPLRQLIGFSRVHFKAGETKTVAIEIPLQRLRRWDESTSRYVTDPITWSLAASSSSDKPLQKTELRITP; translated from the coding sequence ATGAAACTTACCCGCCTCGTCCTTTCCGCCGCCCTCGCCGCTTCCGCGCTTCTCGCCGCCCACGCCCAGCCGCCCGCCGCGCCTTCCGCCCCGGCTTCATCTTCCGCCACAGCCGCCTTCCCCGAAAAATTCCGCAACCCCGACCTCCCGCTCGCCGAGCGCGTCGACGACCTCATCTCCCATCTCACCCTTGAGGAAAAAGTCTCCCAGATCGGCATGGAAAACACCGCCATCCCACGCCTCGGCATTCCGTCCTACCACTGGTGGAACGAAGGCCTCCACGGCGTCGCCCGTAACGGCATCGCCACTGTTTTCCCGCAGGCCATCGGCCTCGCCGCCACCTGGAATCCCACGCTCCACCAGGAAATCGCCGACGTCATCTCCACCGAAGCCCGCGCCAAATACCACGAGACCCTCCGCACCGGTAACGGCGACACCAAGATCTACGAAGGCATCACCATCTGGTCGCCCAACATTAATATCTTCCGCGATCCACGCTGGGGCCGCGGCCAGGAAACCTACGGCGAAGACCCGCTCCTCTCCGGCGTCCTCGGCGTCGCCTTCACGCGCGGCCTCCAAGGCAGCGACCCGCGCTACCTCAAGACGGTCGCCACGCTCAAACACTACGCCGTCCACAGCGGACCCGAAACGCCCCGCCACCATTTCAACGCCGTCATCTCGCCGCGCGATCTCCGCGAGATCGAACTCCCGCCCTTTGAGATGGGCATCCGCGAAGCCGCCGCCACCTCCGTCATGAGCGCGTACAACGCCGTCAACGGCATCCCCGCTCCCGGCCACCGCGAACTGCTCACCGACATCCTCCGCACCGAATGGGGCTTCGACGGCGCCGTGGTCGGCGACGTCGGCACCGTGAACGACATGTTCAACGAGCGCGGCCACAAATTCGTGAAGACCGGCGCCGAGGCCATCGCCGCCGCCATCAAGGCTGGCAACGAGCTCTGCTCCGACAGCACCTTCAAACACATCCCCGAAGCCATCAACCGCGGCCTCCTCACCGAAGCCGACGTCGATAACGCCCTCCGCCGCCTCTACACGCTCCGCTTCCGCCTCGGCATGTTCGACCCCGCCGAACGCGTACCCTACGCCCGGATACCGCTCTCCGCCAACGACACGCCCGCCCACGACCGCCTCGCTCTCGAAGCCGCGCGTCAGAGTCTCGTTCTTCTCAAAAACGACGGCTCGCTCCCGTGGGACGCCAAGAAACTCAAACACGTCGCCATCCTCGGCCCCACCGGCGACGACTACCTCGCGCTCCTCGGCAACTACGCCGGCACGCCCTCGAAACCCGTCACGCTCGCCAAAGCCCTCCGCACACGCTTCGAGTCCGTTGGCATCAAAGTCACCTACGACCCCGCCGTCCCGCTCGTCACCGGCTTCCGCGAAGGCGGCCGCCCTTTCGCTGACAACGTCCTCTTCTCCGACGACCAACGCGCCACGACCGGCCTCACCCGCGAGCTCTTCGCCAAAAACGATTTCACTTCCTCGCCCGCCGACAAACGCACCGACGCCCAGATCGATTTCTACTGGAACCCCGCCCAACCCGTCCCCGGCCTCCCCGTCGAAAACGTAAACCTCCGCTGGTCCGGCGTCCTCGTTCCTACCAAATCCGGCGAACACGATCTCGGCATCAGCTACATCGGCGCAGCCCAACTCTTCATCGACGACAAGCCCGTCGCCGGAGATCCCGTGCATTCCAAATCCGTTCACAACGCCGCCGTCGAACGCGTCGCCAACACCAAGCTCACGCTCGAAGCCGGCCGCGCTTACAAAGTCCGCCTCGAATACACGCAGCGCCCCGGCACGCAGATCGGCCGCATCCAGTTCGGCTGGCGCCCGCCCGGCGGACTCGACGAAGCCCTCGCGCAAGCCCGCGCCGCCGATCACATCATCCTCACGCTCGGCATCACGCCCGCCCTCGAAGGCGAAGAGATGAAGGTCAACGTCGAGGGTTTCACCGGCGGCGATCGCACCAGCATCCTCCTCCCGAAATCCCAGCGCGACCTCATCGACGCCGTAGCCGCCCTCGGTAAACCCTTCATCGTCGTCCTCTGCAACGGCAGCCCGCTCTCCTTCGACACCGCCAAACCCAACGCCATCCTCGAAGCCTGGTACTACGGCCAGCGCGGCGGCGACGCCGTGGCCGACGCGATCCTCGGCGACTACAACCCCGCTGGACGCCTCCCGCTCACCTTCTACCGCGACGACAGCGATCTACCTCCGTTCGAAGACTACAGCTTCGCCAACCGCACCTACCTCCACTTCAAGGGCAAGCCCCTCTACGCCTTCGGCCACGGCCTGAGCTACACGACTTTCTCCTACGAAAAAATCGCGCTCTCCAAATCGATCGCCAAAGCCACCGAAACCATCACCGCCCGCGTCACCGTGAAAAACACCGGCCAGCGCGACGGCGACGAAGTCATCCAACTCTACGCCACCGCCCAAAATCCTCCCGTATCCATGCCGCTGCGTCAGCTCATCGGCTTCTCCCGCGTTCATTTCAAGGCAGGCGAAACCAAAACCGTCGCCATCGAAATCCCCCTCCAGCGCCTCCGCCGCTGGGACGAATCCACGAGCCGCTACGTCACCGATCCCATCACCTGGTCCCTCGCTGCCAGCTCCTCCTCCGACAAACCCCTCCAAAAAACCGAGCTCCGCATCACCCCGTAG